The Nonlabens spongiae genome contains a region encoding:
- a CDS encoding ABC transporter substrate-binding protein encodes MQKHHYLKIIALFCILLSCKEASREETQAQKTEKEKTEHREIINIKYATGFQIEPIDEGYLLTITNPWPEADQDYHYLLTTSDEVQDQNAVKIQIPIKRFIATSTTHVPPLVLLGKEQTLKAFPSTDYISSPEVRKLIDEGEITDLGIDSSMDVEAILLAQPDLVMGYGVSNENAIYKKVQQAGVPLIYNGDWVEPHPLGKAEWIKVYGLLYDRYDEALKIFNQIERDYLNVKKQVRNLDQPTVIAGATWKDTWYLPYGDSWQGKILKDAGGDYIYADTSGTGSLAYNIEQVLADARTADFWIAPGQYTSYEKMRHDQNAYTLFKAFEERNVYTFAKNKGAKGGVTYYEEAAMRPDLVLKDLVKILHPEMELDHKLYFFSPLDK; translated from the coding sequence ATGCAAAAACATCATTACCTGAAAATAATCGCGTTATTCTGTATCCTGCTGAGTTGCAAAGAAGCCAGCCGAGAGGAAACGCAAGCTCAAAAAACAGAAAAGGAAAAGACCGAGCATCGAGAAATCATTAACATCAAATACGCTACTGGATTTCAAATTGAGCCTATTGATGAAGGATATTTGCTGACCATTACCAATCCCTGGCCAGAGGCTGATCAAGATTATCACTACTTGCTCACCACAAGTGATGAAGTTCAAGATCAAAATGCCGTAAAAATTCAAATTCCCATAAAACGGTTTATCGCAACGAGTACCACGCATGTTCCACCACTGGTTCTTTTAGGAAAAGAGCAAACCTTAAAAGCCTTCCCCTCGACAGATTATATTTCAAGTCCTGAAGTGCGTAAATTGATTGATGAAGGAGAAATCACAGATTTGGGAATCGATAGCAGTATGGATGTAGAAGCTATACTTCTCGCCCAGCCTGACCTGGTGATGGGTTATGGTGTGAGCAATGAGAACGCTATCTATAAAAAGGTTCAACAAGCTGGAGTTCCCTTAATTTATAATGGAGATTGGGTCGAGCCACACCCATTAGGCAAGGCAGAATGGATCAAAGTATATGGGCTGTTGTATGATCGCTATGACGAGGCACTCAAAATATTCAATCAGATTGAGCGTGATTATTTAAATGTCAAAAAACAAGTGAGAAATCTTGATCAACCCACAGTAATAGCTGGTGCCACGTGGAAAGACACCTGGTACCTGCCCTATGGCGACAGCTGGCAGGGAAAAATTCTCAAAGATGCAGGTGGTGATTACATTTATGCCGATACCAGCGGTACGGGATCACTCGCCTACAACATAGAACAAGTCTTAGCAGACGCCCGCACCGCCGATTTTTGGATCGCTCCGGGTCAGTACACCAGCTATGAGAAAATGAGACATGATCAAAACGCTTACACCCTATTTAAGGCATTTGAAGAAAGGAATGTTTACACCTTTGCCAAAAACAAGGGTGCTAAGGGAGGTGTGACTTATTATGAAGAAGCTGCCATGCGACCCGATCTGGTTTTGAAGGATTTAGTGAAGATCTTGCACCCTGAGATGGAGTTAGATCACAAGTTGTATTTCTTCAGTCCGCTGGATAAGTAG